GTTGGCAGTCTGGGCCACCAACAGCAAGGCGGGCAAACCGAAGGTGTGGTCGGCGTGGTGGTGGCTGAGCAGAATCGCGTCTAAAAATTCCGGGTCAAGCGAGCGCCGCCACAGCGCCTGCACCGCCGCAAAGCCGCAGTCAATCAATATGTTTTGCGATCCCTGATAAAGCAGTGAGGTGTTAGGCAGTTGCGGATCGAAGGCTTCGCCACTGCCGAGGAAAGTAAGAGTTGGCATTGTTACTCCCCTTGAACCACGAAGTCACGAAGACTCGAAGAATCACAAAGTCTTTCTTGTCTTCCTTTGTGGCCCTTCGTGCCTTTGAGTCTTTGTGGTGATCACTTTTTTGCTTTCTCAGCCAGTAGTGTGTCAATCCACGCCTGCTCGGCGCTACGCGGATTCCAGCCCAGTTCGCGTTTGGCCTTTTCAGACGAGTAGCGAAAGCTGACGTAACTCCCCTCGATGACTTCGCGTGAGATAAAGGCCGAGATGCCAAACAATCGCAACAACGGTTCGGCCATCATCCCTTGAATGACCGCCAACGGCCTGGGGAGCCAGATGAAGGGCGGGATGCCGCCGACGGCTTTCTTCCAAACTTTCATCAGTTCGCGGATCGTGATGGAGCCGCCGCCAAAGAAATAAGTCTCGCCAACCCTGCCCTTCTCCGCCGCCAGCGCCAAACCCTCGGCCACATCATCCACGTAGCTAAACGTGAACGCGCCGTCAGGCGCCCAGATGAGAGGCGGCAAAAGATTGCGAACATACAGGCGCGCAAAGTAGCCGAACGCCGAATGATCGCCCGGCCCGAGAACCTGCGCTGGGCAAACGATAATGATGGGCGCGCCTTGTTTTTGATGCTTGAGGGCAATCGCATGGGCTTCGGTTTTTGACTGTTCGTAGAATGTGAGCGGGCGCGAGACGCGAGTGAAGGACTCGTCTACGGTTTGGCCGCCGGTGTCGCCGATGGCTGTTGTAGAAGAGGTGTATACGATTCGCGGAATCTTCAACTCGGCGGCCAGCCCCAGCACATTCTCAGTGCCGGTCACATTAATAGCCTGCATCTTCGCCTTCGCCGACGAGGCGATGCCCAATTCGTACCAGCCCGCGTTGTGAAAGACTATGTCTGCATCGGCCATGCCGGCCCGCATCGTTTCGCGATCAGTCACATCACCCTTTACAGTTCGCACACCCTCAATCGAACTTTGGCCGGAGCGCGCGAGCAGTGTCACCTCCCAGCCGCGCTTGAGCAGTGCCCGCGTGAGTGGTTGGCCGATGAAGCCGGTGCCGCCGGTTAAAAAGACTCGCATCACATTCCCTTTTTCACCGCGAAGGCGCGAAGAACGCAAAGAAAAGAAAAACTTTGCGCCCTTCGCGCAGCGGTCTTCGCGGTGAGATTATTCCTGGCCTGTCGCTACCGGCCTTGTAGGATCACTGCACCATTCACTCCACGAGCCAGGATAAAGTTTTGCGCCGGGCAGTCCGGCGGCTTCTATCGCCAAAACGTTGTGAGCCGCCGTCACACCACTGCCGCAATAGAAAACGGTTTGCTCCGGTTGAGCATCGCCCAGCAATTTGTCAAATTGAGCGCGAAGCTGGTCGGGCGGCAACACGCGCCCCGACGAGTCCAGGTTTGCGCCCCAGGGCCGGTTGCGCGCGCCGGGGATGTGCCCGGCTACCGGATCAATCGGCTCTTCGTCACCACGATAACGGGCTGGAGCGCGAGAGTCGAACACGGCCCACGAAGAGGATCGGGCCAGTTCGCCAACTTCGTCGGCGTTGCGGATCATGTCGGGCCGGGGGTGGGCGACGAAGACAGTGGGAGGCCGGGATTCTGCCCCGGGGCGGGTTGGGTAGTTGGCGGCTACCCACGCCTGCCAGCCGCCATCCAGCACCGCAACCCGATCGTGTCCCATATACTTCAACAGCCACCATAGCCGCGCGGCGGCCAATCCTCCGCCCACGTCGTCGTAAGCCGCTACTTGAGTCGACTCTGAAATTCCCCAGGCGCTGAAAATTTTGATCAGCGAGTCGGGATCGGGCAGAGGATGGCGACCATTTATTCCGGTCTTTGGGCCGCTGAGGTCCTGGTCAAGGTGAGCGTAGACAGCGCCGGCGATGTGAGAGTCTAAATAAGCTTTGCGGCCTGCTTCGGAGTCTTCGAGCTTGAAGCGGCAGTCGAAGATGGCCCAGTTTGGGTCGGCAAGATGAGGCAGGAGTTGTTCGGGTGTAATGAGGGTTGTGAAAGCCATCATGCCACCGCGATTTGTGAGCCGTTCGACGTTTTGATCACGTCAATGCGAGCCGGGAAAGCATCCTTGAGATCGTCGAGGTGGGTGATGACCAGGATGCGCTGGAAGTCGTCTTGAATAACGTTGATGGCTTCCACCAATCGCTCGCGGCCCTGCGCGTCTTGTGAGCCAAAACCTTCGTCAATGATCAACGTTTGCAGTTGCGCCCCGGCGCGGCGAGCCAGCAGGCGCGAGAGGGCGATGCGAATGGCGAAGTTGACTCTAAATTGTTCGCCGCCGCTAAAGTTTTCATAAGCCCGCGTGCCAAGCTCGTCGGCGATCTGGATATCGAGCGTCTCGCGCACGTCGCCGGCCTGCGTTTCCTTTTGGGTGTTGAAGCGCACGTTCATCCGCCCGGCTGTCATGCGCCTCAGCAGGTCGTTGGCAACGTTTTCAATTTCCGGCACGGCGGCTTCGATAATCAGGGCCGGGACGCCGCGTTTGCCAAAAGCCTCACGCAGTTCTTCATATATGCCTTGCTCGGCGGCCAGCTTCTTTTGAGCGGCCACTTTTTCGGCGCGATATTTGGTGAGCGAGTCGAGCGAAGCAAGCCGCTGGCGGGCCGCGCCTAGTTCTTCGGTGGCAACGCGGGACTCGAAGCGCAGTTTGTCGAGCGCATTCTGTAAGTTGTCGGCGTCAACGGCTCGCAAAGCGTATTGGCTTGCTTCGGCGTCGAGGGCGGCGCGCTGGGCGCGGTCGGCCTGCAGGCCTTCGAGCCAGCGGTTGCGGCGGACGGCCAGGGAGTCGATCTGGGCGCGGGCCTCGGTGGCGGCCACCACTTTGCCCTGCAGGTCGGCCAGCTTCTTTTGCAGAGCCGAGCGCTCGCGCAGGTCGGCGTTGATCTGAGTCAGGGCGCGATCAAACGAGGCCAGTTCATCAGCCAGCGCTTTGAGGCGGGCGGTGTTTTCGCGGTAGCGGGCGCGGCGCGAGTCCACTTCGGCGCTGAGTTCTTCAATGATTTGGTGGCGGTGATCTTCGGTGAGGGGCTGGCCGCAGGTGGGGCAGATTGGCTCGGTGGCTGCGCTCAGGGTTTCGACTCGTTTTTTGAGCGGCTCGGTCTGCGGGCCAAGCGTGTCGTTCTCGCCCTTGCGTCTGGCCGACTCTTCGGCGGCGGCCTGTCTCTGCTCAGTCACCTTTGATCGCTCTTCTTCGCGCGCTTCAAGTTTGACGAGGAAGGTATTCACAGAATCAAGTTCGCGGGCTAACGAGACGGGGTCCCCTTTGGACTGGGCGGCCCGTAGTTCAACGTCAATCTCGGCTAATTCTTTTTCGCCGCTTGCGATTCGTTTGTCGAGATCGGCCATTTGCTTGCGAAGCGCGTTGAGGGCGTCGCGGGCTTTTTCCACTTCGGCCCACTGCGACTCGGCGGCGCGAAGCTTCTCTTGCGTCTCGCTCAGCTTGCGCTCGGCGGCGGCGAGGTTGGCCTGGTACTCGGCGCGGCGGTTAAGTTCGCGGTCGTAACCGGCGATCTCGCCGTCGAGGGTGATGATGTCTTCGCGCAGAGCGGCGATGCGTTTCTTGGCCCGCTCTTCGTAAACGCCCCACTGGTCGAGTCCGAGAATGTCGGCCAGCACTTCCTTGCGTTGAGCCGGAGTCTTGCGGGTGAACTCGTCGGCCTTGCCCTGTTGGATGAAGGCCGAGTTGACGAAGGTGTCGAAGTCGAGCTTGAGCAGGCCGATGATTTTCTTCTGCGTTTGCAGAATGGTGGCCTCGCTCTGGCCTTTCCACTTGCCGTTCTCCTGCGCTTGCAGTTCGAGCGAACTGCCTTTGCCCTTGCCCGCCCGCTTCTGGCGAATGACTTGATAGACGTCGTTCTGTGCGCTGAAAGTAAAGGCCACGCGCATTTCCGTCGCGCCCTGATAGATCAACTCTTCGTCGGTCTTGGCCCGGGCGCGGCCCCACAGCGCCCAGGTCATCGCGTCGAGCAGAGACGATTTCCCCGCGCCGTTGTCGCCGGCCAAACAGGCCACGTGCAGGCCGCTGAAGTCGAGCGCGTCCGGCTCTTTATAAGGAAGAAAGTTTTGCAGTTCGAGTCGAAGAGGGATCATAATGACGAATGGAAAAGGGAAAATGACAAATGGCGAATGGCGAATGACAAATGATGAATGATGAATGATGAATGGCGAAGAGGTTATTTGGGCTTGTGGGCGTTGCGTTTGATAGCGGCAATGATGCGGGAAAGTTCCATAGCTTCGCGGATAAGCGATTTGACCTCGTCGTCGTTTGCCAGCAATGTTGCGTCAACTAAGCGGAGCCAGTAATGAGACTCTTTCGCCTCCTTGAGCGCAACAGCGGTTTTGTGCACGAAGTCAGCTTTGCTCTCGGCGCCGTCAGCCTCCTGCATGTTTGCGCCAACCGAGGTGCCCGACGCGATGAATTGCCGTCCGATCTGTATGCCTGCTGTGGTGCGAGGCAAACGGTCAACCAAGCGAATCACACGCACACCAAACTCAAACGTTCTTTCCTGAATATTGCGGGGCGATGCAGACACATCCCCTCCTTTGTCATTTGACATTTGACACTTGTCATTTTCCATTCGCCATTTGTCATTTGCCATTTTCCATTTGTCATTTTCCATTCGTCATTTTCCATTCGTCATTCGACATTGAACAGACTTTCTGCCATCTTCGCATATTGAGCCGCCTCTTCGGGCGTTTTGCCTTTGGACACAAAATAACGCTCGACGAGTTGGGCCGGGGTGAGCGTCTCGGGGCTGACGCCGCCCAGCGCCGTCCGCACTTCGCGCTCAACATTTTTGCTGATGGCGGCAATGGTGGAAACTTCGGCCTCGCGCAAAGCCTTCTCGATCTCGCGCTCACGCAGGGATGCTTCCTGATGAGATTTAAGTTCGACGCTGACTCGCACGATCGCGCCCTTGAGATCGCGGCCCTCAATCCGGGCCAGCACCGCCGAGGTCGGGTCAGCCGCCTCTTGCGCGTCAACTTTGATCGTGACAAATGGCCGGCTGTGAACTTTGACGAACTCCCACCTGGTGTGGCCCCGTTCAAGTTCAACCCAGCAGAAGCCTTTAGCTTCCACCTCTTCGCCAAAGTCAATGCGTTCGAGAGAGCCGGAATAAACAACCGGCGGAGTCTGGCCCCCACCCCGGCCCTCCCCCGCTGGAAAACCGCCAGCAGGGGAGGGAGAATCCCCTCCCCTGTCTGGTGCAATTCCAGACGGGGGAGGGTTAGGGTGGGGGCTATCGCTTGCCGTCAAATTCTGATGCTTATGAATATGCCCCAGCGCCACATAGTCCCACACCGGATCAGCCAGCGACGACTTCGGCACAGCCAGATCGCGCCCCAACATCACCGACCGCTCCGAGCCGAACACCGCGCCCGTCACCGAGAAGTGCCCGGCCAGGACTCGAGGCATGTCCTTGTCGGCGGCCTCGGTCGTCAGGTCGCGCAACATGGTCACGATGATCTCCTGCAACGCCGAGTCGAGCGTTTCGATGGACACGCCGCGATGCTCTTCCTGGGCCAGCAAGCGGTTGCGAATCGGATACGGAACCCAAGCCAGGAAGACCGGGCCGCGTTTAGTCTGCACTACCTGACTGCCATCGCGCCAGCCGACGATGACGTTAGGCACATCCAGGGCGCGGAAGATGTCGAGGCTGGTGGCTTTGGAGGCCATGCCCGGAATGTCGTGGTTGCCCACCAGGAGCAGAACCGGAATTTTGTCGGCCAATTGTTTGATGCGCTTGGCGAACTCGCGTTGCTGGGTCGGGTCGGGGTCGCGGGTCTTGAAGGCGTCGCCGGCGAACACGACCAGGTCGGCGTCGTGGTCGAAGGCATACTGGATCACTTCGTCCAGCCGCTCCAAAAAATCGCGCACCCGGCTGGAGATGCCAAGCTGGGCGTCGAGCTTGCCATAGTTTTCCATTCCAATGTGCAGGTCGGCAAAGTGAAGGAGACGGATGGGCATGAGTGAATTATAATCATAAAAGATGACAACACACTTTATTCACCAGCAGGCGTTGGCGTTCGCCGCCAGGCTCGACGCCAACGACTTTGAAGCCGTCAAACCCCTGCTTGCGCCCGATTGCCGCTACGACACAACAGACCAGGCGCTGACCGGCCCGGAAGCAATCCTCAAGTCGTATCGTGAGAATAGCGAGTGGGCGAAGGCGACGCTGGAGTTGATTGACTATGAAAGCCGGGTTGAGGAGTCTGGAGAAGAAACCGCCGCTGTTCTTTTCGCCGATCATCTCACCCATCACGGCCTGACCCACACCTACCGTTGCCGCCAACACCTGACCTTTGGCCCGGAGATGACCATCATTCGCATCGAGCACGAGGAGCTTCCGGGCGAACGAGAGAAGTTGGACGAGTTTTTCGAGCGGTGTGGAATAAAACGTGGAAACAATGACTCAAACTGAACCTATGAACGACTCTGAAGCCGTCACTGTCTGTGGCGGAAAAATTGCCGAGCCGGATCGCTATCCCAGCGCGATCTATCGCGGCCAGCGAATTTACTTTTGCGCGCAGGCTTGCTTGCGCGCGTTTGAGGCTGACCCCGGTCGTTTCATGGCCGGCGAGATCAAACATCCCCTTGAGGAGGAAACCCATGTGTTACGACAATAATGCTCGACCACCTGAACACGGCATCGGCGGCGGCGGCTCAGGAGCAGAAGCCACCCTTACCGCCAGTGACGGCAACACCTTCATGGCCTTCGTCGCCCAGGCTGATCAGCCGAAAGATGCGCAAATTCTGATCTATCCCGATGTTCGCGGCCTGCACCCTTTCTACAAAGAACTAGCCCTGCGCTTCGCCGACGCCGGGTACACCGCGCTGGCGATGGACTACTTTGGCCGAACTGCGGGGCTGACGGCGCGCGAGGACTCGTTCGAGTTCATGCCGCACATGGGCGCAATGACCTGGCCGACGTTTACAAACGACGTGCGGGCCTCGGTAGCCCATTTGCGATCCCTATCCCCAACGCCACAACCCATCTTCACCGTCGGGTTCTGCATGGGCGGCGCGCTCTCGTTGTATTCGAGCATGGAAGACCTGGGGCTGACCGGCGTCATTGGATTCTATGCCGGGATGCGGCGGGCGTGGATTG
This Chloroflexota bacterium DNA region includes the following protein-coding sequences:
- a CDS encoding NAD-dependent epimerase/dehydratase family protein; this translates as MRVFLTGGTGFIGQPLTRALLKRGWEVTLLARSGQSSIEGVRTVKGDVTDRETMRAGMADADIVFHNAGWYELGIASSAKAKMQAINVTGTENVLGLAAELKIPRIVYTSSTTAIGDTGGQTVDESFTRVSRPLTFYEQSKTEAHAIALKHQKQGAPIIIVCPAQVLGPGDHSAFGYFARLYVRNLLPPLIWAPDGAFTFSYVDDVAEGLALAAEKGRVGETYFFGGGSITIRELMKVWKKAVGGIPPFIWLPRPLAVIQGMMAEPLLRLFGISAFISREVIEGSYVSFRYSSEKAKRELGWNPRSAEQAWIDTLLAEKAKK
- a CDS encoding sulfurtransferase gives rise to the protein MAFTTLITPEQLLPHLADPNWAIFDCRFKLEDSEAGRKAYLDSHIAGAVYAHLDQDLSGPKTGINGRHPLPDPDSLIKIFSAWGISESTQVAAYDDVGGGLAAARLWWLLKYMGHDRVAVLDGGWQAWVAANYPTRPGAESRPPTVFVAHPRPDMIRNADEVGELARSSSWAVFDSRAPARYRGDEEPIDPVAGHIPGARNRPWGANLDSSGRVLPPDQLRAQFDKLLGDAQPEQTVFYCGSGVTAAHNVLAIEAAGLPGAKLYPGSWSEWCSDPTRPVATGQE
- a CDS encoding SMC family ATPase; protein product: MIPLRLELQNFLPYKEPDALDFSGLHVACLAGDNGAGKSSLLDAMTWALWGRARAKTDEELIYQGATEMRVAFTFSAQNDVYQVIRQKRAGKGKGSSLELQAQENGKWKGQSEATILQTQKKIIGLLKLDFDTFVNSAFIQQGKADEFTRKTPAQRKEVLADILGLDQWGVYEERAKKRIAALREDIITLDGEIAGYDRELNRRAEYQANLAAAERKLSETQEKLRAAESQWAEVEKARDALNALRKQMADLDKRIASGEKELAEIDVELRAAQSKGDPVSLARELDSVNTFLVKLEAREEERSKVTEQRQAAAEESARRKGENDTLGPQTEPLKKRVETLSAATEPICPTCGQPLTEDHRHQIIEELSAEVDSRRARYRENTARLKALADELASFDRALTQINADLRERSALQKKLADLQGKVVAATEARAQIDSLAVRRNRWLEGLQADRAQRAALDAEASQYALRAVDADNLQNALDKLRFESRVATEELGAARQRLASLDSLTKYRAEKVAAQKKLAAEQGIYEELREAFGKRGVPALIIEAAVPEIENVANDLLRRMTAGRMNVRFNTQKETQAGDVRETLDIQIADELGTRAYENFSGGEQFRVNFAIRIALSRLLARRAGAQLQTLIIDEGFGSQDAQGRERLVEAINVIQDDFQRILVITHLDDLKDAFPARIDVIKTSNGSQIAVA
- a CDS encoding four helix bundle protein, yielding MENDKWKMANDKWRMENDKCQMSNDKGGDVSASPRNIQERTFEFGVRVIRLVDRLPRTTAGIQIGRQFIASGTSVGANMQEADGAESKADFVHKTAVALKEAKESHYWLRLVDATLLANDDEVKSLIREAMELSRIIAAIKRNAHKPK
- a CDS encoding exonuclease SbcCD subunit D, whose amino-acid sequence is MPIRLLHFADLHIGMENYGKLDAQLGISSRVRDFLERLDEVIQYAFDHDADLVVFAGDAFKTRDPDPTQQREFAKRIKQLADKIPVLLLVGNHDIPGMASKATSLDIFRALDVPNVIVGWRDGSQVVQTKRGPVFLAWVPYPIRNRLLAQEEHRGVSIETLDSALQEIIVTMLRDLTTEAADKDMPRVLAGHFSVTGAVFGSERSVMLGRDLAVPKSSLADPVWDYVALGHIHKHQNLTASDSPHPNPPPSGIAPDRGGDSPSPAGGFPAGEGRGGGQTPPVVYSGSLERIDFGEEVEAKGFCWVELERGHTRWEFVKVHSRPFVTIKVDAQEAADPTSAVLARIEGRDLKGAIVRVSVELKSHQEASLREREIEKALREAEVSTIAAISKNVEREVRTALGGVSPETLTPAQLVERYFVSKGKTPEEAAQYAKMAESLFNVE
- a CDS encoding nuclear transport factor 2 family protein, whose amino-acid sequence is MTTHFIHQQALAFAARLDANDFEAVKPLLAPDCRYDTTDQALTGPEAILKSYRENSEWAKATLELIDYESRVEESGEETAAVLFADHLTHHGLTHTYRCRQHLTFGPEMTIIRIEHEELPGEREKLDEFFERCGIKRGNNDSN
- a CDS encoding YHS domain-containing protein; translated protein: MTQTEPMNDSEAVTVCGGKIAEPDRYPSAIYRGQRIYFCAQACLRAFEADPGRFMAGEIKHPLEEETHVLRQ
- a CDS encoding dienelactone hydrolase family protein, which produces MCYDNNARPPEHGIGGGGSGAEATLTASDGNTFMAFVAQADQPKDAQILIYPDVRGLHPFYKELALRFADAGYTALAMDYFGRTAGLTAREDSFEFMPHMGAMTWPTFTNDVRASVAHLRSLSPTPQPIFTVGFCMGGALSLYSSMEDLGLTGVIGFYAGMRRAWIESKGTLPDAGVHARIPVLGLFGGGDPGIPAEQVHALDAALDRSGVSHAIHSYGGAPHSFFDRRYAEWKEACDDAWGKIFGFIEGQGKTG